A single Streptomyces sannanensis DNA region contains:
- a CDS encoding ABC transporter substrate-binding protein — MFNRTSLQAIAALASISLLAGCGLLPGGGSDAEQKIIVGSTSVPSTLDPAASWDGSWELFRNVFQTLLSFPTGSTTPQPDAAKKCEFTDASNKTFQCMLREGLKFSDGERLDAEAVKHSIDRIVKIDVKAGPKGLLGSLDRVETEGESTVTFHLNKADATFPFVLATPAMSIVAPKEYPADRLREDDRVTGSGPYVLKSYDPDSSAELAANHDYKGFAKRRNEAVTIRYFKESGALMQALEAQQIDLTYRGLTAEEVLAIEDRQGKEKEGETKLQLIETVGSEIRFLVFNPKDPAAGNPAVRKAVAQVIDRDALVAKAYMGTAEPLYSMIPKGVAGHTTPFFDSFGSPSAEKAGQILREAGINEPVALTLWYTTDRYGSSTKPEFEEIRRQLEDSKLFKVTLKSRPTWKEYTKGFQQGEFPVFGRGWNPDFPDPDNFIAPFVGKENAVGTPYEQREILDELLPKSRRQPDRGAVSDQFHTAQKIIAKDVRLLPLWQGKTYIAASDEIAGGERALDPQTVMQMWELHRKTSW, encoded by the coding sequence GTGTTCAATCGGACCAGTCTGCAGGCCATTGCGGCCCTTGCGTCCATATCCCTGCTCGCCGGGTGCGGACTGCTGCCGGGCGGTGGCTCGGACGCGGAACAGAAGATCATCGTCGGTTCGACCAGTGTGCCCAGCACGCTCGATCCGGCCGCATCGTGGGACGGATCGTGGGAGCTGTTCCGGAACGTCTTCCAGACGCTGCTGAGTTTCCCCACCGGGAGTACCACTCCCCAGCCCGATGCGGCCAAGAAGTGTGAATTCACGGATGCCTCGAACAAGACATTTCAGTGCATGCTCCGCGAGGGGTTGAAATTCTCCGACGGGGAACGGCTCGATGCCGAGGCGGTGAAGCACTCCATCGACCGTATCGTGAAGATCGACGTCAAAGCTGGTCCCAAGGGGCTGCTCGGCAGTCTCGACAGGGTGGAGACGGAAGGTGAGAGCACCGTCACCTTCCACCTCAACAAGGCCGACGCGACGTTCCCGTTCGTTCTCGCCACCCCCGCCATGTCGATCGTGGCCCCGAAGGAGTACCCGGCGGACCGGCTGCGCGAGGACGACCGAGTGACCGGATCAGGACCGTACGTACTGAAGTCGTACGACCCGGACTCCTCGGCGGAACTGGCGGCGAATCACGACTACAAGGGCTTCGCTAAGCGCAGGAACGAGGCTGTCACCATCCGGTACTTCAAGGAGTCCGGAGCCCTGATGCAGGCGCTGGAGGCGCAGCAGATCGATCTGACGTACCGCGGTCTCACCGCCGAGGAAGTCCTTGCCATCGAGGACCGGCAAGGGAAGGAGAAGGAGGGCGAGACCAAGCTCCAGCTCATCGAGACCGTGGGCTCCGAGATCCGCTTCCTGGTGTTCAACCCGAAGGACCCTGCGGCGGGCAACCCGGCCGTACGCAAGGCCGTCGCGCAGGTCATCGACCGTGACGCCCTGGTGGCGAAGGCCTACATGGGCACGGCCGAACCCCTCTACTCCATGATTCCCAAGGGTGTGGCCGGGCACACCACACCGTTCTTCGACTCCTTCGGCTCGCCGAGCGCGGAGAAGGCCGGCCAGATTCTGCGCGAGGCGGGGATCAACGAGCCGGTGGCGCTGACGCTGTGGTACACCACGGACCGCTACGGTTCGTCCACCAAGCCGGAGTTCGAGGAGATCAGGCGCCAGCTGGAGGACTCCAAGCTGTTCAAGGTCACCCTCAAGAGCCGGCCGACGTGGAAGGAGTACACGAAGGGCTTTCAGCAGGGCGAGTTCCCGGTCTTCGGCCGCGGCTGGAACCCCGACTTCCCCGACCCGGACAACTTCATCGCGCCCTTCGTCGGCAAGGAGAACGCGGTCGGTACGCCGTACGAGCAGCGGGAGATCCTGGACGAGCTGCTGCCGAAGTCCCGCCGGCAGCCGGACCGCGGCGCGGTGAGTGACCAGTTCCACACCGCCCAGAAGATCATCGCCAAGGACGTCCGGCTGCTGCCGCTGTGGCAGGGCAAGACGTACATCGCGGCCAGCGACGAGATCGCGGGCGGAGAGCGTGCACTGGACCCGCAGACGGTCATGCAGATGTGGGAGCTGCACCGGAAGACCAGCTGGTAG
- a CDS encoding TetR/AcrR family transcriptional regulator: MAARTTGAPRAELIADTALALLAERGMRGLTHRAVDEHAGLPQGSTSNYARTRQALLEAAVRRQAERESRLLTPDAMPVRAGGVDALAGPLAEALHRMLTQHRELLVSRYELALEATRRPELRAYYDITGRQFREPLVALMAGAGSSEPERHALSLVAWGEGMMFSCVAGSYHASVPTLEELHKGCGELLRGMLGR, from the coding sequence ATGGCCGCACGCACCACCGGCGCCCCCCGTGCCGAACTGATCGCCGACACCGCCCTCGCGCTCCTCGCCGAGCGCGGGATGCGCGGGCTCACCCACCGGGCGGTCGACGAGCACGCCGGGCTCCCCCAGGGCTCGACGTCGAACTACGCCCGTACCCGGCAGGCACTGCTGGAGGCGGCGGTACGACGGCAGGCGGAGCGCGAGTCACGACTGCTCACCCCGGACGCGATGCCGGTGCGCGCCGGCGGGGTGGACGCGCTGGCCGGGCCGCTCGCCGAGGCCCTGCATCGCATGCTGACCCAGCATCGTGAGCTGCTGGTGTCCCGTTACGAACTCGCCCTGGAGGCCACCCGCCGACCCGAGTTGCGCGCGTACTACGACATCACCGGGCGGCAGTTCCGTGAGCCGCTGGTGGCCCTGATGGCCGGGGCGGGGTCGTCGGAGCCGGAGCGGCACGCGCTGTCGCTGGTGGCGTGGGGCGAGGGGATGATGTTCTCCTGCGTGGCCGGCTCGTACCACGCGTCCGTGCCCACCCTGGAGGAGCTGCACAAGGGCTGCGGCGAGCTGCTGCGGGGCATGCTCGGCCGATAA
- a CDS encoding SDR family oxidoreductase produces MTVQDSGRVALITGASRGIGYGIAEAFIARGDRVCITGRNEDALKEAVEKLGTDRVIAVAGKAHDEAHQAVAVEHTMEVFGRLDYLVNNAGTNPVFGPMAELDLGVARKVYETNVISALGFAQQTWKTWQKENGGAIVNIASIAGVSASPFVGAYGMSKAAMINLTLQLAHEFAPGVRVNAIAPAVVRTKFAAALYEGREEEAAAGYPLGRLGVPSDIGGAAAFLTSEQSAWITGQTLVVDGGIFLNAGVS; encoded by the coding sequence ATGACCGTTCAGGACAGCGGCAGGGTCGCCCTGATCACCGGCGCCAGCCGCGGCATCGGATACGGCATCGCCGAGGCGTTCATCGCGCGCGGCGACCGGGTGTGCATCACCGGGCGCAACGAGGACGCGCTCAAGGAGGCCGTGGAGAAGCTCGGCACGGACCGGGTGATCGCCGTCGCGGGCAAGGCCCACGACGAGGCACACCAGGCTGTCGCCGTCGAGCACACCATGGAGGTCTTCGGGCGGCTCGACTACCTGGTCAACAACGCCGGCACCAACCCGGTGTTCGGCCCGATGGCCGAGCTCGACCTGGGTGTGGCCCGCAAGGTGTACGAGACCAATGTCATCTCGGCACTCGGCTTCGCGCAGCAGACCTGGAAGACGTGGCAGAAGGAGAACGGCGGGGCGATCGTCAATATCGCCTCGATCGCCGGAGTCTCCGCCTCGCCCTTCGTCGGCGCGTACGGCATGAGCAAGGCGGCGATGATCAATCTGACCCTGCAGCTGGCGCACGAGTTCGCGCCGGGTGTCCGGGTCAATGCCATCGCTCCGGCAGTGGTCAGGACCAAATTCGCCGCGGCGCTCTACGAAGGGCGTGAGGAGGAGGCCGCGGCGGGCTATCCACTGGGCCGTCTCGGCGTTCCCTCGGACATCGGGGGCGCTGCCGCGTTCCTGACATCCGAACAGTCCGCATGGATTACCGGACAGACACTGGTCGTGGACGGGGGTATTTTCCTGAATGCCGGTGTGAGCTGA
- a CDS encoding FAD-dependent monooxygenase translates to MPTPHAVVVGAGIGGLTAAVALHQRGWRVTVLERATSLEPVGAGIGLCPNAQRALDVIGLGDRVRELAVWRGSLGIRTPNGRWLVRADTSDAEERFGGTLVPVHRATLVDILRSGLREDSLRTGTEARLGDRGSADRRSVVATPDGDIEADLVIGADGINSGVRQTLFPAHPKPVYSGFTAWRLVVPAPERPFHPHETWGRGGVWGTQPLRGGRVYAYATAVLPEGGRAPDSEMAELRRRFSDWHDPIPDVLAAADPERILRNDVRHMTVPLPAYHRGRVALLGDAAHAMTPSLGQGGNQAIEDAIVLAHHAEPGRDFTQALASYSHDRLPRTTAIVCRAARTARMNHLTSAPALALRDMLIAGVSRLGPNLMLRSFESIADWQPPQHTYAAGTQDNQPARQ, encoded by the coding sequence ATGCCCACACCGCATGCCGTGGTCGTCGGAGCCGGAATCGGCGGTCTCACCGCCGCGGTGGCCCTGCACCAGCGGGGCTGGCGGGTCACCGTTCTGGAACGCGCCACGTCCCTCGAGCCGGTCGGAGCGGGCATCGGGCTCTGCCCCAACGCCCAGCGCGCCCTGGACGTCATCGGCCTCGGCGACCGCGTTCGGGAACTCGCCGTCTGGCGCGGCAGCCTCGGGATACGCACCCCGAACGGCCGGTGGCTCGTCCGGGCCGACACCTCGGACGCCGAGGAGCGGTTCGGCGGGACACTCGTCCCGGTGCACCGCGCCACCCTGGTCGACATCCTCCGCTCCGGCCTTCGCGAGGACTCGCTGCGCACCGGCACCGAGGCCCGGCTCGGCGACCGGGGCTCGGCAGACCGTCGCTCTGTCGTCGCCACTCCGGACGGGGACATCGAGGCCGACCTCGTCATCGGCGCCGACGGCATCAACTCGGGCGTCCGGCAGACGCTGTTCCCCGCCCACCCGAAGCCCGTGTACAGCGGTTTCACCGCCTGGCGCCTCGTCGTCCCGGCACCCGAGCGGCCGTTCCACCCGCACGAGACCTGGGGCCGCGGCGGAGTCTGGGGCACCCAGCCCCTCAGGGGAGGCCGGGTCTACGCCTACGCCACCGCCGTCCTCCCCGAGGGCGGCCGGGCCCCCGACAGCGAGATGGCCGAACTGCGAAGGCGCTTCAGCGACTGGCACGACCCGATCCCCGACGTCCTCGCCGCCGCCGACCCCGAGCGGATCCTGCGCAACGACGTCCGCCACATGACCGTCCCGCTTCCCGCCTACCACCGGGGCAGGGTCGCCCTGCTCGGCGACGCCGCCCACGCCATGACCCCCAGCCTCGGCCAGGGCGGCAACCAGGCCATCGAGGACGCCATCGTCCTCGCCCACCACGCAGAGCCCGGCCGGGACTTCACACAGGCCCTCGCCTCCTACTCCCATGACCGGCTGCCGCGCACCACCGCGATCGTCTGCCGGGCCGCCAGGACCGCCCGGATGAACCACCTGACCAGCGCCCCCGCCCTCGCGCTGCGCGACATGCTCATCGCGGGTGTCAGCCGGCTCGGCCCCAATCTGATGCTGCGCTCCTTCGAATCCATTGCCGACTGGCAGCCCCCGCAGCACACGTATGCTGCCGGAACACAGGACAACCAACCGGCACGGCAATAG
- the fabG gene encoding 3-oxoacyl-ACP reductase FabG, protein MSTTEQRVAIVTGGARGIGAATAVRLAAEGRAVAVLDLDETACKDTVEKITSAGGRAVAVGCDVCDSDQVAAAVERVATELGAPTILVNNAGVLRDNLLFKMSESDWDTVMNVHLRGAFLMARAVQKYMVDAKFGRIVSLSSSSALGNRGQANYSAAKAGLQGFTKTLAIELGKFGVTANAVAPGFIVTEMTAQTAARVGMGFEQFQAAAAGQIPVQRVGRPEDVADAIAFFTGDAAGFVSGQVLYVAGGPLD, encoded by the coding sequence ATGTCCACCACTGAGCAGCGCGTCGCCATCGTGACGGGAGGGGCGCGGGGCATCGGCGCCGCCACCGCCGTACGCCTGGCGGCCGAGGGTCGCGCCGTCGCCGTACTCGACCTCGACGAGACGGCCTGCAAGGACACCGTCGAGAAGATCACCTCGGCCGGCGGACGGGCGGTCGCCGTCGGCTGCGACGTCTGCGACAGCGACCAGGTGGCCGCAGCGGTGGAGCGTGTGGCCACCGAGCTGGGCGCGCCCACGATCCTGGTGAACAACGCCGGAGTCCTCCGCGACAACCTGCTCTTCAAGATGAGCGAATCCGACTGGGACACCGTGATGAACGTGCACCTGCGGGGCGCGTTCCTGATGGCGAGGGCCGTCCAGAAGTACATGGTGGACGCGAAGTTCGGCCGTATCGTCAGCCTTTCCAGCAGCTCGGCGCTCGGCAACCGCGGCCAGGCCAACTACTCCGCCGCCAAGGCCGGCCTCCAGGGCTTCACCAAGACCCTCGCCATCGAGCTCGGAAAGTTCGGCGTCACCGCCAACGCGGTCGCCCCCGGCTTCATCGTCACCGAGATGACCGCCCAGACGGCGGCCCGCGTCGGCATGGGCTTCGAGCAGTTCCAGGCCGCCGCGGCCGGCCAGATCCCGGTGCAGCGCGTCGGCCGCCCCGAGGACGTGGCCGACGCCATCGCGTTCTTCACCGGCGACGCCGCCGGCTTCGTGTCCGGCCAGGTGCTGTACGTGGCCGGCGGGCCGCTCGACTAG
- a CDS encoding peptide MFS transporter: MTALLVLYATEDTAQGGLGMSAGDAAVLFGAYMATVFLSSLPGGWIGDRILGARRAVLYGGVLIALGHVSMAVPVTGSVYPGLLLIAGGTGLLKPNMAGLLSAFYDRKDRAGRDAGFAIFYMSVQVSALIAPIVVGALGEGVNWHLGFGAAAVGMGLGLLQYVRGARHFGAVGREPERAATSAERGRVLRVALGAAALVVLGFGTDAALGTFRLPHVMALIGPLCVAAPAICFWRLLRNPALNVLDRVRVRTYVWLFLVSAVFWALFLQAGSSFALFAKHATDREVFGRTVPASWFQSAIPLFVLVFAPLLAWLWTRAGDRLPTAAKYAVGMGAVAASYVVMASAATLADGGARVSPLWLLLAFLLLAAGEVSFGPVGMSASTAIAPATFVNQMVGLFWLSGALGGGIGGNALKVSGDRVPGPGFFLGMAAAALLTGAALLFWRRALTRRLGV; this comes from the coding sequence ATGACCGCGCTCCTCGTGCTGTACGCGACGGAGGACACGGCACAGGGCGGCCTCGGCATGTCCGCCGGCGACGCCGCGGTCCTCTTCGGCGCCTACATGGCCACCGTCTTCCTGTCCTCCCTGCCCGGCGGCTGGATCGGCGACCGCATCCTCGGCGCGCGGCGCGCCGTGCTGTACGGCGGCGTCCTGATCGCCCTCGGCCATGTGTCGATGGCCGTACCGGTCACCGGCTCCGTCTACCCCGGCCTGCTGCTGATCGCCGGCGGCACCGGACTGCTGAAGCCCAACATGGCCGGCCTGCTCAGCGCCTTCTACGACCGCAAGGACCGCGCCGGGCGCGACGCCGGCTTCGCCATCTTCTACATGAGCGTCCAGGTCAGCGCCCTGATCGCACCGATCGTCGTGGGCGCTCTCGGCGAGGGCGTGAACTGGCACCTCGGCTTCGGCGCCGCCGCCGTCGGCATGGGCCTCGGACTGCTGCAGTACGTGCGCGGTGCCCGGCACTTCGGGGCCGTCGGCCGGGAGCCGGAACGCGCCGCCACGTCCGCCGAGCGCGGCCGGGTGCTGCGCGTCGCGCTCGGCGCCGCGGCCCTGGTCGTCCTCGGCTTCGGCACCGACGCCGCCCTCGGCACCTTCCGGCTGCCCCATGTCATGGCGCTGATCGGCCCGTTGTGTGTGGCCGCGCCGGCGATCTGCTTCTGGCGCCTGCTGCGCAACCCGGCGCTGAACGTCCTGGACCGCGTCCGGGTCCGCACGTACGTGTGGCTCTTCCTCGTCTCGGCCGTCTTCTGGGCGCTGTTCCTGCAGGCCGGCTCCTCCTTCGCGCTGTTCGCCAAGCACGCCACCGACCGTGAGGTGTTCGGCCGGACCGTGCCCGCCAGCTGGTTCCAGTCGGCGATCCCGCTGTTCGTCCTGGTGTTCGCGCCGCTGCTCGCCTGGCTGTGGACCCGCGCGGGCGACCGGCTGCCGACCGCCGCCAAGTACGCCGTCGGCATGGGGGCCGTCGCCGCCTCCTACGTGGTGATGGCGTCCGCCGCGACACTGGCCGACGGTGGCGCACGGGTGTCGCCGCTGTGGCTGCTCCTCGCCTTCCTGCTGCTCGCGGCAGGGGAGGTCTCCTTCGGACCGGTCGGCATGAGCGCCTCCACGGCGATCGCCCCGGCCACCTTCGTCAACCAGATGGTCGGCCTGTTCTGGCTCTCCGGCGCCCTCGGCGGCGGCATCGGCGGCAACGCCCTGAAGGTCTCCGGCGACCGGGTCCCGGGCCCCGGCTTCTTCCTGGGCATGGCCGCCGCGGCGCTGCTGACCGGCGCGGCCCTGCTGTTCTGGCGCCGTGCCCTGACCAGGCGGCTCGGGGTCTGA
- a CDS encoding DUF3037 domain-containing protein, giving the protein MSDRDVFEYALVRVVPRVERGECFNAGVIVYCRARTFVAARTHLDENKLRALDPQADVAGVRAALHAVEGVCRGGEEAGQAARDDAGRRFRWLIAPRSTVVQPGPVHTGLTADPEAEVERLLDLLVR; this is encoded by the coding sequence GTGAGCGATCGTGACGTCTTCGAGTACGCGCTGGTGCGTGTCGTGCCCCGCGTGGAGCGCGGCGAGTGCTTCAACGCCGGTGTGATCGTCTACTGCCGGGCCAGGACCTTCGTGGCGGCCAGGACCCATCTCGACGAGAACAAGCTGCGGGCGCTGGATCCGCAGGCGGATGTCGCGGGGGTGCGGGCCGCACTGCACGCGGTGGAGGGGGTCTGCCGCGGGGGTGAGGAGGCCGGACAGGCGGCGCGCGACGACGCGGGCCGACGTTTTCGCTGGCTGATCGCGCCGCGCTCCACGGTGGTCCAGCCGGGCCCGGTGCACACGGGGCTGACGGCGGATCCGGAGGCCGAGGTGGAACGCCTGCTCGATCTGCTGGTGCGCTGA
- a CDS encoding HipA family kinase, whose translation MLSEVIATRYVTPLREGGSLPGIVEADDLGTYVMKFTGAGQGRKTLVAEVICGRLARRLGLRIPELVTIQLDPVIGLAEPDQEVQELLKASGGLNLGMDYLPGSIGFDPLAYEVDPKEAGKVVWFDALINNVDRSWRNPNMLVWHGDLWLIDHGATMIWHHNWPTAKAAAAKPYNASDHALAPFGPDLSAAAADLAPLVTEELLTEVAAEVPDAWLADEPGFDTTDAVRRAYVEALLPRVATIHERITLGEPSPRKRSLPPGWLLTDPWPHEKKSKDSGK comes from the coding sequence ATGCTCTCAGAAGTGATCGCAACCCGCTATGTCACGCCCTTGCGTGAGGGCGGCTCGCTCCCGGGCATCGTCGAGGCCGACGATCTCGGTACATATGTCATGAAATTCACCGGAGCGGGACAGGGCCGCAAGACGCTGGTCGCCGAAGTCATCTGCGGTCGGCTCGCCCGCCGCCTGGGACTGCGCATTCCCGAGCTGGTGACCATCCAGCTCGACCCGGTGATCGGTCTTGCCGAGCCGGACCAGGAGGTGCAGGAGCTGCTCAAGGCGAGCGGCGGGCTGAACCTGGGGATGGACTATCTGCCCGGCTCGATCGGCTTCGACCCGCTCGCCTACGAGGTCGATCCCAAGGAGGCCGGCAAGGTCGTCTGGTTCGACGCGCTGATCAACAATGTCGACCGCTCCTGGCGCAATCCGAACATGCTGGTGTGGCACGGTGACCTGTGGCTCATCGACCACGGCGCCACGATGATCTGGCACCACAACTGGCCGACCGCCAAGGCCGCCGCGGCGAAGCCGTACAACGCCTCGGACCACGCGCTCGCGCCCTTCGGCCCGGACCTCTCCGCTGCCGCCGCCGACCTCGCGCCGCTCGTCACCGAGGAGCTGCTCACCGAGGTCGCCGCCGAAGTGCCCGACGCATGGCTGGCCGACGAGCCCGGCTTCGACACCACCGACGCGGTGCGGCGCGCCTATGTCGAGGCGCTGCTGCCCCGCGTGGCGACCATCCATGAGCGGATCACGCTGGGCGAACCGAGCCCGCGGAAGCGGTCGCTGCCGCCGGGCTGGCTGCTGACCGACCCGTGGCCCCATGAGAAGAAGAGCAAGGACAGCGGCAAGTGA
- a CDS encoding DinB family protein has protein sequence MTTPERTVPSTTADERSMLEEWLDFHRETLAGKCAGLTEEQLGEASVAPSELSLLGLTRHMAEVERHWFRRILIGEDPGGIYDSEEDPDGDFHHGETDTWAEAHDTWQAEIARAREIAAGLTLDDLSTGPHRAGKTFNLRWIYVHMIEEYARHNGHADLIRERIDGATGA, from the coding sequence ATGACGACACCTGAGCGCACCGTGCCCTCCACCACGGCCGACGAACGCAGCATGCTGGAGGAATGGCTGGACTTCCACCGCGAGACCCTGGCCGGGAAGTGCGCCGGGTTGACGGAGGAGCAGCTCGGAGAGGCCAGCGTGGCGCCCTCGGAGCTCTCGCTGCTCGGCCTCACGCGGCACATGGCGGAGGTCGAGCGGCACTGGTTCCGCAGGATCCTCATCGGAGAGGACCCCGGCGGCATCTACGACAGCGAAGAGGACCCGGACGGGGACTTCCATCATGGAGAGACCGACACCTGGGCCGAGGCGCATGACACCTGGCAGGCGGAGATCGCCCGGGCCCGCGAAATCGCCGCCGGCCTGACGCTGGACGATCTCTCGACCGGCCCTCACCGCGCCGGGAAGACGTTCAACCTCCGCTGGATCTACGTCCATATGATCGAGGAGTACGCCCGCCACAACGGGCACGCCGACCTCATCAGGGAGCGGATCGACGGCGCGACCGGCGCGTAA
- a CDS encoding uracil-DNA glycosylase — translation MTDTDLLPESWRGVLGEELQKPYFKELTEFVEEERAKGPVYPPREEVFAALDATPYEQVKVLVLGQDPYHGEGQGHGLCFSVRPGVKTPPSLRNIYKEMHDELGLPVPDNGYLMPWAEQGVLLLNAVLTVRAGEANSHKGKGWEKFTDAVIRAVASRPDPAVFVLWGNYAQKKLPLIDEERHVVVKGAHPSPLSAKKFYGSRPFTRINEAIAAQGHEPIDWRIPDLG, via the coding sequence GTGACCGACACCGACCTGCTGCCCGAGTCCTGGCGCGGCGTCCTCGGCGAAGAGCTGCAGAAGCCCTACTTCAAGGAGCTCACCGAGTTCGTCGAGGAGGAGCGGGCCAAGGGTCCGGTCTATCCGCCGCGCGAGGAGGTCTTCGCCGCGCTGGACGCCACGCCGTACGAGCAGGTCAAGGTCCTGGTCCTCGGCCAGGACCCGTACCACGGCGAGGGTCAGGGGCACGGGCTGTGCTTCTCGGTGCGGCCGGGCGTCAAGACCCCGCCCTCGCTCCGGAACATCTACAAGGAGATGCACGACGAGCTGGGCCTCCCCGTGCCGGACAACGGCTATCTGATGCCGTGGGCCGAGCAGGGTGTGCTGCTGCTCAACGCGGTCCTGACGGTACGAGCCGGCGAGGCCAATTCCCACAAGGGCAAGGGGTGGGAGAAGTTCACCGACGCGGTCATCCGAGCGGTGGCCTCGCGGCCCGACCCGGCGGTCTTCGTGCTCTGGGGGAATTACGCGCAGAAGAAGCTGCCGCTGATCGACGAGGAGCGCCACGTGGTCGTGAAGGGCGCACACCCTTCCCCCCTGTCGGCGAAGAAGTTCTACGGCTCCCGCCCCTTCACCCGGATCAACGAGGCGATCGCCGCCCAGGGACACGAGCCGATCGACTGGCGGATTCCCGACCTGGGATGA